From the Oleiphilus messinensis genome, one window contains:
- the rsgA gene encoding ribosome small subunit-dependent GTPase A, with the protein MSNFSQLSHLGWQSFFQQQLSLEEWEDCLPCRVIEQHKSELTLASFTSRFNISISSTMPDIVVGDWVLLNEKHQFIRLLDRKTCFQRKAPGTRMKYQLISANVDTAFIVSSMNADFNLSRIERFLAVVHEAGAEPVIVLSKSDLVSSPETYLEQIRTLGTNLMVEAVNCLDIQGVSKLNDWLNTGDTVCVLGSSGVGKSTLINTLTGETSQRTGAIREDDKKGRHTTTRRSLIELACGALILDTPGMREIQITDCKSGISSTFIDIENLAMNCRYKDCQHQAEPGCAVRKAVESGNLESRRVDNYHKLRREEALNSASLTERRARDKALGQYYKRTLKEAKKFKGR; encoded by the coding sequence ATGTCAAATTTTTCACAACTATCCCACTTGGGTTGGCAGTCTTTTTTTCAACAACAACTTTCTCTCGAAGAATGGGAAGACTGTCTCCCCTGTCGCGTCATTGAGCAACATAAATCCGAACTGACGCTTGCCAGTTTCACATCCCGCTTCAATATATCAATCAGTTCCACAATGCCAGATATAGTGGTTGGCGACTGGGTACTCCTGAACGAGAAACACCAGTTTATTCGGCTACTTGACCGGAAAACCTGTTTTCAGCGCAAAGCGCCAGGAACTCGAATGAAGTACCAGCTGATTTCCGCAAACGTGGATACAGCCTTTATCGTCAGTTCAATGAATGCGGACTTCAATCTTAGTCGAATTGAGCGTTTTCTGGCCGTCGTTCATGAAGCCGGCGCTGAGCCAGTTATCGTGTTGAGTAAATCGGACCTCGTATCCTCTCCGGAAACATACCTCGAGCAAATCAGAACATTAGGCACCAATTTAATGGTAGAAGCCGTAAATTGCCTCGATATACAAGGTGTTTCCAAACTGAACGACTGGCTAAACACCGGCGATACTGTATGTGTACTGGGTTCTTCAGGTGTCGGGAAATCCACGCTGATAAATACCCTGACGGGTGAAACAAGCCAACGTACGGGAGCGATTCGGGAAGATGACAAAAAGGGTCGGCACACCACTACTCGGCGTTCCTTGATCGAACTCGCCTGTGGTGCACTGATACTGGATACACCGGGGATGCGTGAAATCCAGATTACGGATTGCAAATCCGGTATTTCATCCACATTTATCGATATCGAAAACCTTGCCATGAATTGCCGCTACAAAGATTGTCAGCACCAGGCCGAACCGGGTTGTGCTGTACGCAAAGCGGTGGAGTCGGGGAATCTCGAGTCGCGGCGTGTGGATAACTATCACAAATTACGTCGGGAAGAGGCACTCAACTCCGCCAGTTTGACAGAGCGTCGCGCTCGAGATAAAGCACTTGGACAGTACTACAAGCGCACGCTGAAGGAGGCCAAGAAATTTAAAGGACGGTAG
- a CDS encoding GNAT family N-acetyltransferase: MDDVVKMEIRSVTESELTEILDLIDSFDRLPAPRPDTMKLHDIYKSIQASGGCVLGACIDDKLVGTCTVNICPNLSWSGRPYAMIENVIVAHGFRKQGLGKALLDYAVKHAKSKGCYKVALMTGVKTSSVDRFYKRAGFSGDKLGYQIRFDA; the protein is encoded by the coding sequence ATGGACGACGTTGTAAAAATGGAAATAAGAAGTGTAACCGAGAGTGAACTCACTGAAATTCTGGACTTAATAGATAGCTTCGACCGTTTACCTGCGCCCAGGCCCGACACCATGAAGTTACATGACATATATAAATCGATTCAAGCGTCTGGCGGTTGTGTCCTTGGGGCGTGTATAGACGACAAACTCGTTGGTACCTGTACTGTTAATATTTGTCCTAATCTCAGCTGGTCCGGACGCCCTTATGCGATGATCGAGAATGTAATTGTTGCACATGGTTTTCGCAAACAAGGTTTGGGAAAAGCGTTACTGGATTACGCTGTGAAGCATGCAAAGTCAAAGGGGTGCTATAAAGTCGCTTTAATGACGGGGGTTAAAACATCCAGTGTGGATCGCTTTTATAAGCGTGCGGGTTTTAGCGGCGATAAACTTGGTTACCAGATACGGTTTGATGCCTGA
- a CDS encoding lysophospholipid acyltransferase family protein, which translates to MLKVPFSLYLRTALFYVVLVIFTLVFTSTAIIIAPALPYRTRFVIVIQGYTKFVINWLRICCNINYQIYGVENIPKDPCIIYSKHQSTWETFFLQTQFAPQTQVIKQELLKIPFFGWAFGLVEPIAIDRSNRKEAIRTVLREGTEKLNQGVWVLIFPEGTRVPTGRRKKFTRGGAKLAISSGKPLLPVAHNSGERWPNNSLLKYPGTVSLVYGQPIDPFGKTEDQLTQEAEHWINTTSEELNRCSAEDRLFSPA; encoded by the coding sequence ATGTTGAAAGTACCGTTTTCGCTCTACTTGCGAACTGCATTATTCTATGTGGTCCTGGTGATATTCACGCTTGTGTTTACCTCCACGGCCATAATCATTGCACCGGCACTCCCGTATCGAACACGATTCGTGATCGTAATTCAGGGATACACCAAGTTTGTCATTAATTGGTTACGGATTTGTTGCAATATCAACTATCAAATCTACGGCGTGGAAAACATTCCGAAAGATCCCTGCATCATCTATAGCAAACACCAAAGCACCTGGGAAACCTTTTTTCTGCAAACCCAGTTTGCTCCACAGACACAGGTCATCAAACAGGAATTATTGAAGATTCCTTTTTTCGGCTGGGCGTTTGGACTGGTAGAACCCATCGCAATAGACCGCAGTAACCGCAAAGAAGCGATTCGCACTGTTCTGCGGGAAGGCACCGAAAAATTAAACCAAGGCGTATGGGTACTCATCTTCCCCGAAGGCACACGCGTCCCAACCGGACGACGTAAAAAATTCACCCGAGGCGGCGCAAAACTCGCAATCAGTTCCGGCAAGCCCCTCCTGCCTGTCGCCCATAACTCCGGCGAACGCTGGCCAAACAACTCGCTATTGAAATACCCTGGTACCGTTTCTCTGGTCTATGGCCAACCCATCGATCCATTTGGAAAAACCGAAGACCAGCTCACGCAAGAAGCCGAACACTGGATCAACACCACCTCGGAAGAACTGAACCGTTGCTCCGCTGAGGATCGATTGTTTTCACCCGCGTAA
- the gmhB gene encoding D-glycero-beta-D-manno-heptose 1,7-bisphosphate 7-phosphatase: MVIILDRDGVINVDSADYVKSADEWHPIDGSIEAIARLSKSGYRIAIATNQSGVGRGYYTLAELHAMHEKMCALVAEQGGSISHIAYCPHHPDEGCECRKPKPGLLREIGSALGIADFSSVTMVGDSLKDLQAAQSVGCRAALVKTGNGMTTLSELDDAGLSDISVYDNLADFVNHILK, encoded by the coding sequence GTGGTTATTATCCTTGATCGCGATGGTGTGATTAACGTTGACTCCGCAGACTATGTCAAGTCTGCGGATGAATGGCATCCTATCGATGGCAGTATTGAGGCAATCGCACGATTATCCAAAAGCGGCTATCGCATTGCGATAGCCACCAACCAGTCAGGCGTCGGTAGAGGATACTACACGCTGGCCGAATTGCATGCGATGCACGAAAAAATGTGTGCATTAGTCGCAGAGCAGGGCGGCTCTATCTCGCATATCGCGTATTGTCCTCATCACCCTGATGAAGGTTGTGAATGTAGAAAACCAAAACCTGGGTTACTACGAGAAATCGGAAGTGCTTTGGGAATTGCGGATTTCAGCTCGGTCACGATGGTCGGCGATAGCCTCAAAGATCTACAGGCCGCGCAATCGGTAGGTTGCCGCGCCGCGTTGGTCAAAACAGGCAATGGCATGACCACGTTGTCTGAACTCGACGACGCGGGCCTGAGCGACATTTCGGTCTATGACAACCTTGCTGATTTTGTAAACCACATTCTCAAATAA
- the glyS gene encoding glycine--tRNA ligase subunit beta: MSTQDFLVEIGTEELPPKALKRLSEAFGNGIKTGLEQANLAFTGTTLFASPRRLAVRVSGLQLQQPDIEVEKKGPAVKAAFDADGNPTRALQGFASSCGVTPDELSRIETPKGEWLVYRSTQAGQAATALLPDIISNSLNQLPIPKRMRWGARKVEFVRPAHWIVMLLGEQVVPATILGHESGNQTRGHRFHCNEILTINTPSEYEGLLENQGYVIADFAKRRDKIRQAVIDIAKQVSGTAVIDEDLLDEVTALNEWPVPLIGKFEERFLDVPAEALISSMKEHQKYFHVVDADGKMLPNFITISNIESKDPTKVVEGNEKVIRPRLSDAAFFFETDKKSTLESRIERLKPIVFQEKLGTIYDKCVRVAGLAEKLADKVGSDPALAQRAAMLAKTDLVSEMVLEFPELQGIMGYHYATADGENQEVAKALDEQYMPRFAGDQLPETATGAILSIADRLDSLVGLFGIKQPPSGTKDPFALRRATLGILRIIVEKKLPLDLAECIELAISQHQNLTAENLNNTVLDYMLERFRAWYEDEGIAAEVYLAVHARKPTRPVDFDRRVHAVNAFLRNENAQALAAANKRVSNILSKQDAEVSSEIDSNLFQEDAEKALASNLAELNNKVQPLFAEGDYEAALTELAALRQSVDQFFDDVMVMADDMAIRNNRLALLSSLRNLFLQVADISLLQSAS, from the coding sequence ATGTCTACACAAGATTTTCTGGTTGAAATCGGAACCGAAGAGTTGCCTCCCAAGGCACTGAAACGCCTCTCCGAAGCCTTTGGTAACGGAATCAAAACCGGCCTGGAACAAGCAAACCTGGCCTTCACGGGTACAACCTTATTTGCCAGTCCACGACGGCTTGCTGTCCGTGTATCCGGACTACAGCTGCAGCAACCTGATATTGAAGTGGAGAAAAAAGGGCCTGCAGTAAAAGCGGCTTTTGATGCAGACGGTAACCCGACTCGAGCACTGCAAGGGTTTGCCAGCTCCTGCGGCGTAACGCCCGACGAACTCAGCCGGATTGAAACACCAAAAGGGGAGTGGCTGGTTTATCGCTCGACTCAAGCCGGTCAGGCAGCCACAGCCTTGCTACCGGATATAATCAGCAATTCACTCAACCAGTTACCCATCCCCAAACGCATGCGTTGGGGCGCACGCAAGGTTGAGTTTGTCAGACCCGCACACTGGATTGTCATGCTCCTGGGCGAACAGGTTGTTCCAGCGACTATTCTGGGTCATGAATCCGGGAATCAAACCCGCGGACACCGTTTCCACTGCAATGAGATTCTGACCATCAATACACCTTCAGAATACGAAGGTCTGCTGGAAAACCAAGGTTATGTCATTGCCGATTTTGCCAAACGCCGGGACAAAATCCGCCAGGCAGTTATCGATATTGCCAAACAGGTTTCCGGAACAGCGGTTATCGATGAAGACCTGCTGGATGAGGTCACCGCACTGAATGAATGGCCCGTGCCACTGATCGGCAAATTTGAAGAGCGCTTTCTGGATGTACCAGCGGAAGCCCTGATCAGCTCGATGAAAGAGCACCAGAAGTACTTCCACGTGGTTGATGCTGACGGCAAGATGTTGCCAAACTTCATCACGATCTCCAATATCGAGAGTAAAGACCCGACCAAAGTCGTTGAAGGTAATGAGAAGGTTATTCGGCCACGACTGTCTGACGCCGCATTCTTCTTTGAAACCGATAAGAAGTCCACTCTGGAATCCCGTATTGAAAGGCTGAAGCCAATCGTCTTTCAGGAAAAGCTGGGGACTATTTACGACAAATGCGTGCGGGTAGCCGGGCTAGCAGAGAAACTGGCAGATAAAGTCGGCTCAGACCCTGCACTGGCACAACGCGCTGCAATGCTGGCTAAAACCGATTTGGTCAGTGAAATGGTTCTCGAGTTCCCCGAACTGCAAGGCATCATGGGTTATCACTATGCCACAGCAGATGGTGAAAATCAGGAAGTGGCAAAAGCCCTGGATGAACAATACATGCCCCGGTTTGCTGGCGATCAACTGCCTGAGACCGCTACAGGTGCAATTCTGTCCATTGCCGACAGACTGGATTCTCTGGTCGGATTATTTGGTATCAAGCAACCGCCAAGTGGAACTAAAGATCCTTTCGCATTGCGCCGGGCGACACTGGGTATTCTCCGAATCATCGTTGAGAAGAAATTGCCACTGGATCTGGCAGAGTGTATAGAACTCGCCATCAGCCAGCACCAGAACCTGACCGCAGAAAACCTGAACAACACTGTTTTGGATTACATGCTGGAACGCTTCCGAGCCTGGTATGAGGATGAAGGCATTGCCGCTGAAGTCTATCTTGCCGTGCACGCCCGTAAGCCCACCAGACCTGTGGACTTCGATCGACGCGTGCATGCTGTAAATGCCTTCTTGCGTAACGAAAATGCTCAGGCGCTTGCGGCAGCGAACAAGCGGGTTTCCAACATCCTCAGCAAACAGGATGCTGAAGTTAGCTCTGAAATCGATAGTAATCTGTTCCAGGAGGACGCCGAAAAAGCACTCGCCAGTAATCTTGCAGAACTGAACAACAAAGTGCAGCCACTGTTTGCTGAAGGTGATTACGAAGCCGCTCTGACTGAACTGGCAGCACTACGCCAGAGTGTCGATCAGTTCTTTGATGACGTCATGGTTATGGCAGATGACATGGCAATTCGGAACAATCGCTTGGCATTGCTGTCATCTTTACGTAATCTGTTTCTTCAGGTCGCAGATATTTCTCTGCTACAATCAGCATCATAA
- the glyQ gene encoding glycine--tRNA ligase subunit alpha, which produces MSNNNTYDVSTFQGLILALQQYWAEQGCVVLQPLDMEVGAGTFHPATFLRAIGPETWNSAYVQPSRRPTDGRYGENPNRLQHYYQFQVVLKPSPDNIQELYLESLQRMGIDTNVHDVRFVEDNWESPTLGAWGLGWEVWLNGMEVTQFTYFQQVGGLECYPVTGEITYGLERIAMYLQGVDSVYDLVWANGPDGVVTYGDVFHQNEVEMSAYNFEQADTDFLFNNFDVYERESQRLIEEGLPLPAYEMVLKASHTFNLLDARHAISVTERQRFILRVRGLARAVAQAYYERRKELGFPMAPEALRNEVLASENGGEQ; this is translated from the coding sequence GTGTCTAACAACAACACATATGACGTCAGTACCTTCCAGGGGCTGATACTCGCACTCCAACAATACTGGGCCGAACAAGGTTGCGTTGTTCTGCAACCCTTGGATATGGAAGTCGGTGCCGGCACATTCCATCCCGCTACATTCCTGCGCGCGATCGGCCCCGAAACCTGGAATTCTGCGTACGTGCAGCCCAGCCGACGTCCAACGGACGGCCGTTACGGGGAAAACCCGAACCGTCTGCAACACTACTATCAGTTTCAAGTTGTGTTGAAGCCTTCTCCGGACAATATTCAGGAGTTGTACCTGGAATCTTTGCAGCGCATGGGTATCGACACCAACGTCCATGACGTTCGATTTGTTGAAGATAACTGGGAATCACCCACACTGGGCGCTTGGGGTCTGGGCTGGGAAGTCTGGTTGAATGGTATGGAAGTAACGCAGTTCACCTACTTTCAGCAGGTAGGTGGACTGGAATGCTATCCGGTCACGGGCGAAATCACTTACGGCCTAGAACGAATCGCGATGTACCTGCAAGGGGTCGATAGTGTCTACGATCTCGTTTGGGCAAATGGCCCTGATGGCGTCGTCACCTATGGTGATGTGTTCCATCAAAACGAAGTGGAAATGTCAGCCTACAATTTCGAGCAAGCCGACACCGATTTTCTGTTCAACAACTTTGACGTATATGAACGGGAAAGTCAGCGCCTGATTGAAGAGGGACTGCCATTACCCGCTTACGAAATGGTGCTTAAAGCTTCTCACACCTTCAACTTGCTGGATGCGCGACACGCCATTTCCGTAACCGAACGCCAGCGTTTTATTCTGCGTGTGCGCGGACTGGCCCGTGCAGTCGCACAAGCCTATTACGAACGACGCAAGGAACTCGGCTTCCCGATGGCACCTGAAGCACTGCGCAACGAAGTGTTGGCCAGTGAAAATGGAGGAGAGCAGTAA
- a CDS encoding YtoQ family protein, translating into MSLTIYLSGEIHTDWRDQIKQGITEKGLDVRVLAPVTNHEASDDVGVNILGTEDKPFWKDRKGAGINAIRTQTGIQSADVVVVRFGDKYKQWNAAFDAGYAAALGKPLIVMHAPDLTHPLKEVDGAAFAVTETPQQVVDILEYVLQA; encoded by the coding sequence ATGTCGCTGACCATCTATCTATCCGGGGAAATTCACACTGACTGGCGTGATCAAATCAAACAGGGTATCACCGAAAAAGGACTCGATGTCCGCGTACTGGCCCCCGTCACCAATCATGAAGCGAGTGACGATGTAGGGGTCAATATTCTGGGAACAGAGGACAAACCGTTCTGGAAAGATCGCAAAGGCGCAGGCATCAATGCCATACGTACTCAGACCGGCATCCAGAGTGCCGATGTTGTAGTGGTCCGGTTCGGGGACAAATACAAGCAATGGAATGCAGCTTTTGACGCCGGTTATGCCGCCGCGCTGGGTAAACCCCTGATAGTCATGCATGCTCCCGACCTCACACATCCGCTAAAAGAAGTTGATGGCGCTGCATTTGCTGTGACTGAAACCCCGCAACAGGTGGTGGATATTCTCGAGTACGTATTGCAGGCCTGA
- a CDS encoding TrkH family potassium uptake protein gives MHFTVIMRILGILMMLFSLTMVPPMVVSVIYQDGQVNFFLEAFVLILIIGFLVWLPVRNKQQELRVRDGFLITVMFWVTLSLSGAIPLYVSDNPDMRFVDAYFESLSGLTTTGATVITGIDALPKSILWYRQQLQWFGGMGIIVLAVAVLPMLGIGGMQLYRAEAPGPVKDSKLTPRITETAKALWYIYLTLTVVCAVCYWLAGMDWFDAISHSFSTVAIGGFSTHDESIAYFENHWVELVAIIFMILSGVNYALHFAVIRSRNLIVYFRDPEFKFYAGLLVAVSLFTVASLYFTKTYSLNESITLGVFEVVSIATTTGFATADFAHWPLTLPFLLFVIAFVGGCAGSTGGGMKVIRVLLIYKQGIREVKRLIHPNAVIPVKLGKKPVPDRVVEAVWGFFSAYMFMFVFMLIGLLATGLDQVTAWSAVGACINNLGPGLGEVAYHYGDLNDVAKWILCFAMLLGRLEVFTLLILFTPAFWRR, from the coding sequence ATGCACTTCACGGTCATCATGAGAATACTGGGCATTCTGATGATGTTGTTCAGTTTGACCATGGTTCCGCCCATGGTGGTATCCGTCATTTATCAGGATGGTCAGGTTAATTTTTTCCTTGAAGCATTTGTGCTGATCCTGATTATCGGGTTTCTAGTATGGCTCCCTGTGCGCAATAAACAACAGGAGTTACGGGTTCGCGACGGCTTTCTGATCACCGTTATGTTCTGGGTTACACTGAGTCTTAGCGGAGCCATACCACTCTATGTCTCGGATAACCCGGATATGCGCTTCGTCGATGCCTACTTCGAATCGCTGTCCGGCCTGACCACCACCGGGGCCACCGTCATCACCGGCATTGACGCCTTGCCAAAATCAATCTTGTGGTATCGGCAACAACTGCAATGGTTTGGTGGCATGGGGATTATCGTACTCGCAGTTGCCGTACTGCCCATGCTGGGTATCGGGGGGATGCAGCTGTATCGTGCCGAAGCACCGGGACCGGTAAAAGACAGTAAACTGACCCCCCGTATTACCGAAACAGCAAAAGCCCTTTGGTATATCTATCTAACCCTAACAGTAGTATGTGCAGTCTGCTACTGGCTTGCGGGTATGGACTGGTTTGACGCCATATCCCACAGCTTTTCCACTGTCGCAATTGGCGGCTTTTCGACCCACGATGAAAGTATTGCTTATTTCGAGAATCACTGGGTCGAACTGGTGGCCATTATCTTTATGATTCTGTCCGGCGTGAACTACGCCTTACATTTTGCCGTCATTCGATCACGCAATCTCATCGTTTATTTCCGGGATCCGGAGTTCAAATTTTACGCCGGACTGTTGGTGGCCGTGAGCCTGTTCACAGTAGCGTCATTGTACTTCACCAAGACCTACAGCCTGAACGAATCAATCACATTGGGCGTATTTGAAGTGGTATCGATCGCCACCACGACCGGCTTTGCCACCGCTGATTTTGCGCACTGGCCGTTAACGCTGCCATTCCTGCTTTTTGTTATCGCCTTTGTCGGTGGCTGCGCGGGATCAACCGGCGGGGGTATGAAAGTCATCCGGGTTTTACTGATCTACAAACAGGGCATCCGGGAAGTTAAACGGCTGATCCACCCCAATGCAGTGATACCCGTCAAGCTCGGCAAAAAGCCGGTGCCGGATCGGGTCGTGGAAGCGGTTTGGGGGTTCTTTTCTGCTTACATGTTTATGTTTGTGTTCATGCTGATCGGCCTGCTGGCCACGGGTCTGGATCAGGTTACCGCGTGGTCTGCCGTAGGTGCCTGCATCAATAATCTGGGGCCAGGTCTGGGGGAAGTCGCCTATCACTACGGTGATTTGAATGACGTCGCCAAATGGATTCTCTGCTTTGCCATGCTCCTGGGCCGACTCGAAGTCTTTACCCTGCTCATCCTGTTTACCCCTGCATTTTGGCGTCGATGA
- the trkA gene encoding Trk system potassium transporter TrkA: MKIIILGAGQVGGTLAENLAHEANDITVIDHNSSRLRSLRERLDIRTVEGRGSYPAILRQAGAEDADMLIAVTNSDEVNMVACQVAHTLFRTPTKISRVRAQEYLTKKGLFSTDAFPIDVLISPEQVVTKHITRLIEYPGALQVQDFSHGLARLVGIKTARGGPLIGHELSYLKQHMPNIDTRVAAIFRRARPIIPEGSTIIEEDDEVFFIAASNHIRSVMSELQPLEKPYKRIIIAGGGNIGHRLATELESRYQVKIIEHNEDRCLHLSETLNKAIVLEGDASNKEMLLDENIEGTDVFCAVTNDDEVNIMASMLAKRLGVRKVMTLINNPDYVDLIQGGEIDIAISPQQATLGSLLAHVRKGDVVNVHRLRRGAAEAIEAIAHGDHRSSKVVGRRLDEIPLPEGCTIGAIVRHNEVLIAHDHIRVQPDDHVILFLVDKNRIREVEKLFQVGLTFF; this comes from the coding sequence ATGAAAATTATCATCCTTGGAGCAGGCCAAGTCGGGGGTACCCTGGCAGAGAACCTGGCCCATGAAGCCAATGACATTACCGTAATCGACCACAATAGCAGTCGCTTGCGATCACTGCGAGAGCGTCTCGATATCCGCACTGTAGAGGGGCGAGGATCTTATCCGGCGATTTTACGCCAGGCCGGTGCTGAAGACGCAGACATGCTGATCGCGGTCACCAACAGTGACGAAGTGAATATGGTGGCCTGTCAGGTCGCCCATACTCTGTTTCGGACACCGACAAAAATCAGTCGTGTGCGGGCCCAGGAATACCTGACCAAAAAAGGCTTGTTCAGCACCGATGCCTTCCCCATTGATGTCCTCATCAGTCCGGAACAGGTAGTCACCAAGCACATCACCCGACTGATTGAATACCCCGGCGCACTCCAGGTACAAGACTTTTCTCATGGATTGGCACGACTGGTCGGTATCAAGACTGCACGTGGAGGCCCCCTGATTGGCCACGAGTTATCGTACTTGAAACAACACATGCCCAATATCGATACCCGTGTTGCCGCTATATTCCGTCGAGCCAGACCCATCATTCCAGAAGGTTCAACCATCATCGAAGAAGATGATGAAGTCTTTTTCATCGCGGCGTCTAACCATATCCGGTCGGTGATGAGTGAGCTCCAGCCCCTGGAAAAGCCCTACAAACGAATCATTATTGCCGGGGGCGGCAACATTGGTCATCGTCTGGCTACCGAGCTGGAAAGCCGGTATCAGGTCAAAATCATTGAACACAATGAAGACCGCTGTCTGCACTTGTCGGAAACCCTGAATAAAGCCATCGTATTGGAGGGAGATGCCTCCAACAAAGAAATGCTCCTGGATGAAAATATTGAAGGGACTGATGTTTTCTGCGCCGTCACCAATGATGACGAAGTTAATATCATGGCTTCGATGCTGGCAAAACGACTGGGCGTACGCAAGGTCATGACCTTGATCAATAACCCGGACTACGTTGACCTGATACAAGGTGGGGAAATTGACATCGCCATCTCGCCGCAGCAAGCCACTCTGGGCAGTTTGCTGGCGCACGTACGCAAAGGCGATGTGGTCAACGTCCACCGACTGCGCCGGGGCGCTGCAGAGGCCATCGAGGCGATTGCCCACGGCGACCACAGATCATCCAAGGTTGTCGGACGCAGACTGGACGAAATTCCACTACCGGAAGGCTGCACTATCGGGGCGATTGTGCGACACAATGAAGTCTTGATTGCCCATGATCATATTCGGGTTCAGCCCGATGACCACGTGATACTCTTCCTTGTGGATAAAAACCGGATACGGGAAGTTGAAAAACTGTTCCAGGTCGGATTGACCTTCTTTTAA
- the rsmB gene encoding 16S rRNA (cytosine(967)-C(5))-methyltransferase RsmB, with protein sequence MTENLRAIATRVLLDIQENQRSLTAVLPYYQEQVKPEDRALLQELSFGTCRWFQRLDFIQASLLHRPLRKRDNAARILINLGLYQLLFTRIPAHAAIHSTVDAAPDLGMKHLKGLINGLLRQAQRDQEGLQSDTSAPVEVQFSHPDWIVHKLKANWPDHYQEILQANNERPPLTLRINTGLTCRETFLEQLQAQGIDAVATQFSPTGVTLTTPCDVKMLPGFQEGWFTVQDEAAQLCTTLLDLKPGQRVLDACAAPGGKTCAIRLTEPNLAQLVAVEKDPQRAERINENLERLNIHADVIAADAMDTATWWDGQAFDRILLDAPCSATGVIRRHPDIKLLRREQDIAELAKLQLHLLEAVWPTLKANGILVYATCSVFPQENTRIIERFQAKMNDVDVIPLEPEQYPWGINTTVGKQLLPQSNSHDGFFYACLRKH encoded by the coding sequence GTGACTGAAAACTTACGCGCCATCGCAACCCGAGTGTTACTCGACATCCAGGAAAACCAGCGTTCCCTTACCGCCGTGTTGCCCTACTATCAAGAGCAGGTCAAACCTGAGGATCGGGCCTTGCTCCAGGAATTGAGCTTTGGCACCTGCCGCTGGTTTCAACGCCTCGATTTTATTCAAGCCAGTCTGCTCCACCGCCCACTCAGGAAGCGGGACAACGCCGCAAGGATACTCATTAACCTTGGCCTGTATCAACTACTGTTTACCCGAATCCCCGCCCATGCCGCCATACACAGCACCGTTGATGCTGCGCCCGATCTGGGTATGAAACATCTAAAAGGATTGATCAACGGTCTTTTACGACAGGCCCAGCGCGATCAGGAGGGGTTACAGTCCGATACGTCCGCACCCGTTGAAGTGCAATTCAGCCATCCAGACTGGATTGTGCACAAGCTAAAGGCGAACTGGCCAGATCACTACCAGGAGATTCTACAAGCCAATAATGAACGTCCACCTTTAACCTTGCGCATTAACACCGGACTGACTTGTCGTGAAACATTCCTGGAGCAACTTCAGGCACAGGGTATTGACGCCGTTGCCACTCAGTTCAGTCCAACCGGTGTAACGCTGACCACCCCGTGCGATGTGAAAATGTTACCCGGATTTCAGGAGGGCTGGTTCACCGTCCAGGATGAAGCTGCACAACTTTGTACCACGTTACTTGACCTGAAACCCGGACAACGTGTGCTGGATGCTTGCGCGGCACCCGGGGGGAAAACCTGTGCCATTCGATTAACAGAACCCAATCTGGCGCAACTCGTCGCGGTGGAGAAAGATCCACAAAGGGCAGAACGCATTAATGAAAACCTGGAGCGTCTGAACATTCACGCAGACGTAATTGCGGCAGATGCAATGGACACAGCAACCTGGTGGGATGGCCAAGCCTTCGACCGGATTCTATTGGATGCCCCCTGCAGCGCAACAGGTGTCATCCGACGTCACCCGGATATCAAACTGCTTCGCCGGGAACAGGACATTGCTGAATTGGCTAAACTACAATTACACCTGCTGGAAGCAGTTTGGCCTACACTTAAAGCAAACGGCATACTGGTTTACGCAACCTGTTCTGTGTTCCCGCAGGAAAATACCCGTATAATTGAGCGCTTCCAGGCCAAGATGAATGATGTTGACGTTATTCCACTGGAACCGGAGCAATATCCATGGGGTATCAATACCACCGTGGGTAAACAGTTACTACCGCAGTCCAACAGCCACGATGGCTTTTTTTACGCCTGTTTACGCAAACACTGA